One window of the Ictidomys tridecemlineatus isolate mIctTri1 chromosome 11, mIctTri1.hap1, whole genome shotgun sequence genome contains the following:
- the LOC144368287 gene encoding uncharacterized protein LOC144368287: MKGRRSYYKEKHSLGGAGRNLETRMDIRSGELNHPSSLAHARTVPGSVTCKVFSSPQQEPRDSYPVDTGKFVPPPHWHGTVFNIHSLLKAWELSAKTSAWEQTGDGPQDEPDGSESREPKSEITPSSPARAAPLEQSPGPVPWVTPTRERARGVLMLTRSRPAGEEGFHTPSPLTTKSSTPLVDTSSSLDRLKCC; the protein is encoded by the exons ATGAAGGGAAGAAGGAGCTACTACAAGGAAAAACACTCCCTGGGAGGGGCTGGAAG GAACCTGGAAACCAGGATGGACATCAGATCGGGGGAGCTGAACCATCCCAGCAGCCTTGCCCATGCCAGAACAGTACCTGGATCAGTCACCTG CAAGGTGTTTTCATCTCCTCAACAAGAACCTAGAGACTCCTACCCGGTGGACACAGGAAAGTTTGTCCCTCCACCCCACTGGCACGGAACTGTCTTCAACATTCATTCACTTTTGAAAGCTTGGGAGCTGTCTGCCAAGACTTCAGCATGGGAGCAGACTGGTGACGGA CCTCAAGATGAACCTGATGGCTCAGAGTCAAGGGAACCCAAGTCTGAAATCACACCCTCCTCTCCTGCCCGGGCTGCTCCGCTGGAGCAGagccctggccctgttccctggGTGACGCCCACCAGGGAGAGAGCTAGAGGAGTCTTGATGTTGACCCGTTCCAGACCAGCGGGTGAGGAGGGCTTTCACACACCTTCTCCTTTGACCACCAAAAG ctcaacTCCTCTGGTGGACACCAGCTCTTCATTAGACCGTCTCAAGTGTTGTTGA